The Barnesiella intestinihominis YIT 11860 genome includes a window with the following:
- the rpsA gene encoding 30S ribosomal protein S1, whose amino-acid sequence MSEELKNSPVENFDWDAFEKGEVYGDKSHDELVNTYDQSLNTVKDKEVIEGTVIALNKREVVVNIGYKSDGIIPMSEFRYNPDLKIGDKVEVYIENQEDKKGQLVLSHKKARATRSWDRVNSALENDEIIKGYIKCRTKGGMIVDVFGIEAFLPGSQIDVKPIRDYDVFVGKTMEFKVVKINQEFKNVVVSHKALIEAELEQQKKEIIAKLEKGQVLEGTVKNITSYGVFIDLGGVDGLIHITDLSWGRVSHPEEVVSLDQKLNVVILDFDDEKKRIALGLKQLQPHPWDALDPDLKVGDKVKGKVVVMADYGAFIEIAPGVEGLIHVSEMSWSQHLRSAQDFMKVGDEVEAVILTLDREERKMSLGIKQLKPDPWEDIETKYAVGSRHHAKVRNFTNFGVFVEIEEGVDGLIHISDLSWTKKIKHPSEFTQIGADIEVQVLEIDKENRRLSLGHKQLEENPWDVFEGIFTVDSIHEGTIIEMLDKGAVIALPYGVEGFATPKHLVKQDGTQAQLEEKLPFKVIEFNKDAKRIILSHSRIFEDEAKAEAKKENAAKKAAKKAAKADDAIVTPQMEKTTLGDIDALAALKEKLDAEKK is encoded by the coding sequence ATGAGTGAAGAACTAAAAAACAGCCCGGTAGAAAATTTTGACTGGGATGCCTTTGAAAAAGGCGAAGTGTATGGTGATAAGAGCCATGATGAATTGGTAAATACTTATGACCAGTCTTTGAATACGGTAAAAGACAAAGAAGTAATCGAAGGTACGGTAATCGCATTGAACAAACGTGAAGTGGTCGTAAACATCGGTTACAAATCGGACGGTATCATTCCGATGAGCGAATTCCGCTACAATCCCGATTTGAAAATAGGAGATAAAGTAGAGGTTTATATCGAGAATCAGGAAGATAAAAAAGGACAATTGGTTTTGTCGCACAAGAAGGCTCGTGCTACTCGCTCTTGGGATCGTGTTAACTCGGCTCTTGAAAACGACGAAATCATCAAAGGATATATCAAATGTCGCACGAAGGGCGGTATGATTGTCGATGTATTCGGTATCGAAGCATTCTTGCCCGGTTCTCAAATCGACGTTAAGCCTATCCGTGACTACGATGTATTCGTAGGTAAAACTATGGAATTCAAAGTTGTTAAAATCAATCAAGAATTCAAGAATGTGGTTGTTTCGCACAAAGCTCTTATCGAAGCCGAGCTCGAACAACAGAAGAAAGAAATTATTGCCAAACTCGAAAAAGGACAAGTACTCGAAGGAACTGTCAAGAATATCACTTCCTATGGTGTATTCATCGATTTGGGCGGCGTAGATGGATTGATTCACATCACCGACCTTTCTTGGGGACGTGTATCTCACCCCGAAGAAGTAGTTTCTCTCGATCAAAAACTCAATGTAGTTATCCTCGATTTCGATGATGAGAAAAAACGCATTGCGTTGGGCCTGAAACAATTGCAACCCCATCCATGGGATGCTTTGGATCCCGATTTGAAAGTGGGTGACAAAGTGAAAGGTAAAGTTGTCGTAATGGCTGACTATGGTGCATTCATCGAAATAGCTCCGGGTGTCGAAGGTCTTATCCACGTTTCCGAAATGTCTTGGTCGCAACACTTGCGTAGTGCACAAGACTTCATGAAAGTAGGCGATGAGGTAGAAGCCGTTATCTTGACTCTTGACCGTGAAGAACGTAAAATGTCTCTCGGTATCAAACAACTCAAACCGGATCCGTGGGAAGATATCGAAACCAAATATGCTGTCGGTTCTCGTCATCATGCCAAAGTTCGTAACTTTACAAACTTCGGTGTATTCGTTGAAATCGAAGAGGGCGTAGATGGTTTGATTCATATCTCAGACCTTTCTTGGACGAAGAAAATCAAACACCCGTCTGAATTTACTCAAATTGGAGCCGACATCGAAGTTCAAGTATTGGAAATCGATAAGGAAAATCGTCGTTTGAGCTTGGGTCACAAACAACTCGAAGAGAATCCGTGGGACGTATTCGAAGGTATCTTTACCGTCGATTCTATCCATGAAGGTACTATCATCGAAATGCTCGATAAGGGCGCTGTAATTGCTTTGCCTTATGGCGTTGAAGGATTCGCTACTCCCAAACATTTGGTAAAACAAGACGGAACTCAGGCTCAATTGGAAGAGAAACTTCCGTTCAAGGTTATAGAGTTTAACAAAGATGCTAAACGTATCATCTTGTCTCACAGCCGTATTTTCGAAGATGAAGCTAAGGCTGAGGCTAAGAAAGAAAATGCTGCTAAGAAAGCCGCTAAAAAAGCCGCTAAGGCAGACGATGCTATCGTAACTCCTCAAATGGAAAAAACTACTTTGGGCGATATCGATGCATTGGCAGCTTTGAAAGAGAAACTCGACGCAGAGAAAAAATAA